Part of the Sorghum bicolor cultivar BTx623 chromosome 1, Sorghum_bicolor_NCBIv3, whole genome shotgun sequence genome, ATTTGTATTCGGATCTGATCTAATTGCAAGTGTATTTGAATGTATTATGACTACGAAATTCGATTGTTTTGCAAAAAACATCGGGTGAGGGGACGGACATTTCGGTTCCTTTTCCATTTAGCAGTTGTGATATTTAGCCATTTTCTTATGCAGATACTCTGAGCCTGGGTGCTGAAAGTTCCTTCTGGAGTTCGTTACATTAGGATTCGTTTTTGATGACTTCATCAAGAAGCAACAGCAGGAGCAGAAGTAGGAGCCGCAGTcgcagcaggagcaggagccgcAGTCCTCGGCGAAGAGATAGGTTGCGCAGTGAACGTGCACCCCGCCGTAGTCGCAGTCGCAGCAGGAGCCGCAGCCCACACCGTCGCAGAGAACGGCGTGGCTACAGGTATGCTTCCGAGTTGTCTTTATTATATGACTTCTTGTAATCGAACTCATGCTGACAATAGatctattttttgtatatatgttaCATGAGTGATTCACTGTAATGCCAATATCAGCACTGACTTGAGCGTTAAGTTTCCCCCCTCCCTATCTCCAGTAGTCTATCTAATGCCCACCCTTTTTCACTAGTTTGCTTATGTATATACATGTCCAAGCTCGCTCCATTGCTTAAATTAAAATGATCAATCAATGTTGCGCTATCCCCGATGGTTCTTCCATAAATAAAGTAACAAATCAATGGCTGCTTCACAGCCAATCTATGTCACAATTTGCCCTCGTATCCATGTTTTCTTTTAATTCCACAAATCATGTGGAGGTCACTTCTGTTTTGAAATAGCAATGTTTGGTCTGCTTCCATGATATGTCCCCTTTTCCACTTTTGTAGCTGGTCAGGTACATGAATGATTGCTCGGCATGAGACAATGTTTAGGAAATAGGATCAGTAGCTTATTTGTGTAAAGAAAAAATAATAGACTGTTTATGGGGTTGTTTCATCAAACACTAAACACAACCATTTTGGCATGTGAATTGTACTTCTGTAGGCATTCATTAACATCAGAGTGAACTGATGTCTGTTCATTGACATCAGAGTGAACTGATGTTCTGGTATCTAGGAAGAGATGTTTTTAACCGTGTTTCTGCCAATCAAGTTAATGAATTTGGTACCTGTCATAACATCTGAGCCTCTGTATGTGTGTGTAGGGGAAGAGGGGGAAGGGGAGCTTGTGCTAGGTTGAAAACACCTTCATGAAAATAGGTGTACTATTTGTGGGCTTACCAAAATACCTTCTTATCATTTAACTGGGTTCTAATTATTCTACTGCCACTGGGTACAAGGCATTTCACTTAACCGTGTTTTTTTAAAGAATGCACAATGTTGtgcatttctttttctttttctatgcGAACCCTCGGCAAAATTGCATCGGCTAAGGTTCATGCTAACAGCACCTCATAAGGCCTACAGCTGGTACAGAGTGTCTTTAGGCACACACCATGGTTTATCACTGAAAGAGGGGCACATTGCAGTCACACATTGTTCTAATGTTCTTATCTTTACCAAGATAAGTTTTATCTTATGGAAATGGAAACATTGCTTTGCTCTTCAAACAAGTTATGAcaatatgtaatattttttatgTGAATCATATTTTTGGAAAATGAAACATTTTTAAAATGAATGATTTTGCAGGGATCTTGTATGCAAGAACTGCCGGAGACCTGGGCACTTCGCTAAGGAGTGCCCATCTGCGCCTACGTGCAATAACTGTAACCTTCCAGGGTAAAATAAACCAGCAAACACTCTTAATATAGTTGCACTCATTCCATTTTTTTTGTTGGAATCAGATGCATTTATGACTTATTGTTGTACATAGTATTATTTTAATAATTCCTGCTAGATGCCATATTTCATTCTTCAGATGCTTGTTTGCAGTGGACCATAACTctgttctttttcttttctacagCCACTTTGCAGCAGAATGCACCTCACAAACTATTTGCTGGAACTGCAAAGAGTCTGGGCACATTGCCAGTGAGTGCAAGAATGAGGCCCTGTGCCACACCTGCAACAAGACAGGCCACTTGGCACGTGATTGCCCTACTTCAGGGGCTAACGTTAAGCTAtgcaacaaatgttttaaaccaGGCCACTTCGCTGTTGACTGCACCAATGAACGGGCCTGCAACAACTGCCGTCAGCCAGGGCACATAGCTCGGGAGTGCAAGAATGACCCGGTTTGCAACCTGTGCAATGTCTCTGGCCATGTTGCCCGCGTCTGTCCAAAGACGACTCTGGCTTCAGAGATACAGGGTGGCCCATTCCGTGATATCCTTTGCCGCATCTGTGGTCAGCCAGGGCACATCAGCCGCAACTGCATTGCAACCATCATCTGTGACACATGCGGTGGGAGGGGGCACATGTCTTATGAGTGCCCGTCGGCCAGGATATTCGATCGCGGGCTCCGCAGGTTCTGAGCTTTTTTGCCGAGGGCTCCGCTTTGTTCTGATGGTTGAGTTTCGTGAGGACCGAGGATGTTTCATTTGTTTCTGACAATATTGGAACAGTTTTCCTTCTGAGGGACGATTCTGTAGGATGTGTTGCGGGTGAAACTCCTTTTTCCCTTTTAATCAGGATATATAGCCCTTTGTGGGGGGGCTCAAACAGTGCTGTAACGGATCAAGTGAAAATTGCCAGGTCATGGTTAACTTTGTGCTCATTCTCTGTTACCTTCTGAGCACTTGTTTTCCATACTCTGTTTCACACTTATACTATACTGTAACGTCATGTAGAGCTGTGAAATTTCTATTGTGACATCTGCGGTTTGATCTGGACAAAGTGATGCTTTACAGTTTGACACTTGGCACCTAACCATCTGAATATCTGATAGGTGACCAAAGGTACATTGGTTCGCATGTGATTTGGTAGCAGATGAGGTCAAACCAGACCATGGCGCCCTTGAGCCGGGAAATGGCTGCACAAGCACACGGTTGAGATGGCAAATGAGCAATCGAGCAGGGATTTGTCACTTCAACTTCTGGCTATTCATACGCATAACATAATTTGATGATGAGACAGCCATGCCATGAAGTGTAAACTCAAAGCCACGCAGAAGCTACGAGCGAAGACATCACTGGAGGGTACCAATCCTCATTGTGCCAAAACATCAACGTGATTAACCTCGATCATATCATCATGGTGTCGTGGTGTAGTTGGTTATCACGTCAGTCTAACACACTGAAGGTCTCCGGTTCGAGTCCGGGCGACGCCACTTTTTTTTCCCATCTCGTGTCACAGAAGTAGAGtctaaaaatttccagatttttCCCTCAAGAAGTCTGGAAATTTTGCTCTAGAATCGTTTTTTTTTCCAACTCGTGTCACAAGTACTCCAAGACTTGCATCATGCAACTCTGGAAATTTTGCTAAACAATCGAGGGATTTGCATCACACAGACACAACACAACACTGGCCACAGAAGCTTAAAAGGCCTGATTGGTTAGTGGCCAATTTGCCAAATCCATGGCATGGCAAATTTTGGCCACAAACCAATCAGGCCTTAAGCTTCGAGCTCGTGGCCACACAAACATTTCAACAATGGCTGAAACTCAGGATGACCTTCTCGAGACTATTGTCACCGAATCATGGTTTTATTCCCCTCTTCTCAAGTTTGTGTCACAGAACTCAGCATCCTCAACGCTGGAAATGTTGCTAAAGAATCTAGGGCTTTGCATCACACTTCACTGTGGCAAAAGTAACacttcatttttttttaaacagaTTAAGCCTCCAAGACAATTGTCACCGAATCATGAATAGGGAACATATCGATTACTTATTTGTAGTAAGTTGAACAGC contains:
- the LOC8057045 gene encoding zinc finger protein GIS2; its protein translation is MTSSRSNSRSRSRSRSRSRSRSRSPRRRDRLRSERAPRRSRSRSRSRSPHRRRERRGYRDLVCKNCRRPGHFAKECPSAPTCNNCNLPGHFAAECTSQTICWNCKESGHIASECKNEALCHTCNKTGHLARDCPTSGANVKLCNKCFKPGHFAVDCTNERACNNCRQPGHIARECKNDPVCNLCNVSGHVARVCPKTTLASEIQGGPFRDILCRICGQPGHISRNCIATIICDTCGGRGHMSYECPSARIFDRGLRRF